Genomic DNA from Pleurodeles waltl isolate 20211129_DDA chromosome 1_2, aPleWal1.hap1.20221129, whole genome shotgun sequence:
gggccactgtccgggagggacctgataaaaagattacctcttacTACACAAAAAAAGTTGAACTAGAGGAAGATTTAGTGACCGAGACTATtagtcagcaagagggggaggtttCACCCGATATTAGGATTggtagccctaaggatgctacaactcgatccagacatccatgcaccatagatagtactaggaagaagggccacaagcaggagtgtgaagttgtatgttccaataaatacgcagtcttggcagaacttgatagtaataaagtacagaatacacaagagggggaattgctgaatGAGATATACccaactattccaattgtacagttacctagagagaggatctctccatgcaacttagaaccaatgaatcctccaaaacataaaacaagaactatagcagacctctatgacctactctctggattaatacaggaagttaaggacctgaaacttgaagtaagaaccctatcagatattgtggaaaggaggggggtaggggtacccacaaagctcagtgcgaaaaggagaccccccttatatcatttcagccacaaggcagagCCACACGTTCTCAAAATTTAAATACTAACCCCATccctaccccagctatagccaagatcttacagcaaccgcagggatatacgagaggggtaaacagggaaaatactggtccacgcaattaccctagaagtaatgctagtgatctatggcaaaaaatagggaatccacgaagagaatcccgcttggtaaaagggccccaaaaggggaATGTGGAGCTTACTCAGATCACCCATCCCCAAGCATCTCATGACCGTAACCATTATACTACATGGAATCGACATTCTGTGGGGGATAGGTTTCCTATTAGGagcaatgttgtttatctgttaaatgttccaaaattggccatagatagtagtgaagacgaagattccctaaagaataagcttacacattggattaggactaaaagacactgtctatccataattcattcagatataaagagggcagaaagaatctcaggagggatgggacaacatgatgttattgcattaacatttaaggatggaagcttatccagaggcctgattgacatggaacagagaaccgccgcccccacgatcaatgccatgaggttcagtTCGGATCCTTACATTACCAAACGCCTAGTCCCGAGGCCAAAGTATAATGTCATGGAGGGATCGCAAAGGAGAAACTgcgattccaatcttgaaagagtagattgactactccagatcgatcaggcacaagtgggactaattggggacccaatagtaggAGAGCCCCTCATAGGGTCTGATCCTCATGTTACAGGGGCAGGGATTATAGTGGAGTCTTTGCCCCGTAGGAAAGACTCGgcagcatatttgagccctacttctaatgttactaccccaaacgggaggggtcctatcactatgatctcctggaatgtagcaggcttaaaaaataagcttacagacccggaatggcaggactatattgatcaataccatgtctgtctcttccaagagacttggcttaaagacccgccgtataagctaggatacaaaacctactttattagtgcaatttcagctgctagagggagaccgtctgggggactggttgtttgggtgaaaatctcactaaatgttgagatacgtatgcaagccacagagtcagatgacattttatggttggtaatggggggaaaaaataagataatatcccacttgttcaatgtatatataagacctagaaggacaaacttggagtcgcctgaaataactattagacgacctgcttaaaaagatcccaggaggagagacaattatgatagggggtgaccttaattgtaattatgaacccataactggttttgaacatttagcagaagaagaagatcgagccagagcaatcccttatttaacaatagaaaaaactgtcccaggcacagtggctgcattgcaacttatgggccttacattaaaacatggactgagggcatgtaatggtagagtgggtgaaggaggccttaatttggataccttccagagaggcaactctacctcgaaaatagattatattttacatagtataagtacatggggaagattaatgacttttaaaatagataaaagaagggaaagcgaccacttcccgttaataattgaacttagcgcccacctcctagatttggatttggaatatgtagaacataataaggtggagttacaacccttcctcagtaacaacagacgggatataaaatggcctgcaataataggcaatctggaaactatgacaaatatttaccatacatattctaaACTCCTAGacccttatgttgaaaatgaacttactgatatccccatcacagccatccaccaatcaatgagtattgcactaagacccttcctgaccaaacagccacggtacaagcccaaaaaggagaaggtgcagatcaccccaagcagcccatggtacactaccaaatgtagggagaggaaaagagagctgatagaggctctaaagcaaaagaaccaattggccatacagcaggcaagggccagttataagaaaatactggcaactgcccaaagtaactgggaggatcaaaaatggcaagatctcctggaagcagcaaaaaccagtgatgctaggatcttctggaaaatagttacccatggtagcaaagaggggaaaatttctactgatcatcatatagatcccaatacatgggttaactattttacacacctttattctgatccccccagccttgatttctatccctcaagccATAAAACATTAGCCACccagggcatcttacccgagttacaatttagcctggaggagacggtgaacaccattgaagcaatcaagctggggaaagcccccggtttggacaagatcccgggggacctgtttaaacatagtttagaaatttgggcaccttatctaaatcttttaagtaacgctatattaaggggaggtcttgtgcccgagacatggaaaggggcagaaataatcccagtcttcaaaaaaggttccagggatgaaccagggaactatagacctatcagcctcatagatgtcacgcaaaaagtatatgcaagacagctgctgaataggattaacagctggatagatggaaacagcatactgactatatatcaagctggctttagacagcagacgagcacagtcgataaggcctttaggctattgacgttaatgtggaaatatactagactaacgaaaggccatctctacatcgcatttgtggacctgcgcgcagcctttgatctagtgccaagagactccttatgggctgctctagggaaacagggtatgccagggaacctcttgagccagctagagagactacatgaaaatacatttgcaaaggttcggtgggggccaaagggagagttgacagacccaatacctattaagaggggggtgagacagggttgtgtgcttgccccaaccctcttctcactatacattaatgatctggttcaatatctgaagcaaagcaaccatgacgcaccaagattgaacggtgatcctgtccccgccctcctctttgcagatgataccatcctattatctcaaactcccatgggcttgcaaactctattagataaatttagcgagtactgcagcctgaagggattagaaatcaatacaaacaagaccaaatacctgactgttaaccctcataaagcacttaagagaaacattcggattagagggcaggcattggaacgagtaacaaatttcaattatctagggatactccttgatgctaaattgtcatgggcaccgcatgttaacaaagctgctatttccttagcgcatagctccatggcaattagcaaaaattataaatgttcaaggtctagtattgtttcaccagtatttgagatctataggtgcaaagcacaggctgctgccctatatggtgctgaactctggggattcacaaacctaaccccattggttacccaggaaaataattttatgaggggggtactgggtctccctccatctactccactgattcctttaacctatgatattaacatgaaacaaataggtaaattggcagccttgaggcccttgctctactggtgtagactctggtctacccctgaattaatccattataggcaagcgctaattgagattatagacttggacaaggcaatttcccttccgtggctccattatataagacaatgcttttacactcttggcctaaaattttactgggaagaaccacatacactaacaaaacaatctaagattcaactaaaacaagtattttgggactttaccttaaacagccctctctacagcaaggatctaggcagacttactttaagtttcctggacattaaaccattaccgtatgctgaggaatggatagatactatccaacctagacgagcaaaagttttattcatgaagcttcgatatgggactctccaggttaaggctttcacttctaaatggggccccttcaatgggagaagacaagaggtgatttgtgggctgtgtaatatggagactcctgaaacgacggaccatgtccttttaaactgcaatgtctatgataaaccaaggaggaaatggcttcgaccgatttgcaggaacgttggaatcaggaactataatgaagcagcaagattcttgagatctagtacgataccatatgttgtttttggtttaagccggtttttactagcaatttcatttatcagagacaaggcgggcctaaggctctaggattcagttatctattcattttattttaaatagtcctcacctaccaaagcaaaataagtccctgatggcactggaggcaaattctaagggctttataaaaatgtaatactgtaattgattcttatttatagcttttaagattaatatttgcttttatccagacagttggttttagtagctaaatgaatattaattgttgttggaataatgtgtcttttgtaatacttgattgtttgccTCTTTTTGGCCTTtagccgaatataggcatgtatgggaaaaagaaatcgttgggcattagagattctcactcagctcttaaaaactagcaaaataagaccacatgtgatggtggtaggcacattgccaagattcttagaggcactttggtatgctagggacaaatgtcttacaaaagaagcacgaaattctattTTTACAATGGTCATTATTTGTGCGTACCTATAGTTCaagagaccaagtgaactttcttgcaAGTACACAGCCATTcctattaacagtcagatatcaatcccatttgttttgtgcacacagattgtatttatggtgattctataatattcttggtgttttgtaaagtgatgtgtactgtgtatttctacaatgttttaatcgatcaattgcttattcttttcttttatctaattgtattgtatgaccttgggggagtcctggattttattttCTTAATCTCATGATGGGTTTGGTTTTACTGTTTTTATcaaattgcttttgttttcttttagaaatgtatgaattgtgtcggtatgcttttatggtattgtcttaccgaaataaagctgaaattgaaaattgaaatgTGCACAAGGAACAGGTCTCTTCACAATTTATGTGAAGATAAATGAGGTTTCCACACTTCAGCTACCAGTTCCATAGCAGAGTGTTCTGGGAGATAATGTCCCATTTatgagagaaaaagaaaactggcatAAATCCAATCCGGGAAGTGTGGGCAGAGCAATGAAATGGTATTCCAAATATAAGGCCACAGAGGAATCAGATAACTATGTTTCAACCAGTGAAGATCACATTCATCATGTAGTTAAATATGTGAGGAATCAGCAGAGAAGCCATCGtccaaaaaaacagaaacagtctgtgagaaaacaggggccTTATTGGTGAAAGacaactggtagacacctccaaaaGTGTTTTATCATGGACAGCTCTGTTGTTCGAAGTAACAGTAGAAAGTTCTAGACTTGCATCTGATGCATGCTTTGTGTTCACAGCGGTAACAGGAATAAACAAAAGTTAATTCTCCGTTCTCCCCAACCAAGGGGAAATACTATTAGAATTATTCAATACATGCAGAGGTAGCTCCTGTATGATAGTAAGAGGGGTTCAGGAACCACCAAGGAGTCTTAGTAACCTCTGTGTAGAatgggccacatgatgcaattttacttgaCCAATTAAGACAAATTGTTTGTCTTTACAAAAAGCCAGCAGTGGCAAAATCACggtcctggtaccttgaatgctAAGAACTGGCACTGGTGCATggtaagatgggccaaattccttcttcactgcaATCTTCTCTCAAACTAGATCCCCAAATTTTGGAATCCAGTTGTAAGTTGCTGATAGCTCGCACACATCTTCAGTGGCAGGATGTTTGGAAAGTCATTTGAGTGCTCATCTCGGAAGCCTTGTGGTTCCTAAAAGATAGCAAAACttgcatttatgtcaaaaggcatatctgccaccactgtgccagaACTGTTGAGATCAGGAATATCTGGATGCCAAAGAGTACTTCATAGGGGGTCTGGCCATCCAAAGATCATCATCTAGGCAGGTTACTTaatgttctctggactccatacaagtgatgaaTCCAACTAGGACCTGAGCCTATTACTCTActtattaaggattgctttaagtcactGTTCGTCCTCTCCACAATTGAATTTCCCTCAGGAAGATAGAGATGAATAATGCAAAGTAACACAGTAGGTTTCAATAGTAAGCCTGTAAGCATTAGCGgcgaaaagcaaggccctggtccgaatggaatgcagctactgcatatgtccccacaaagacttgcaaatctttaataacagtttgagcgccagccaatcattgtggccactaccataggaatctggagccagaatctacagcaagtagagtACATTTAAACACACCATCTAAATTAGTGGTCCATAATGAGAAAGATACATGCACTGAAGCAGGTTTTTTAAAACTAGGAGGTATCTGCGGTGGGCGAGCAATGGTGGAACCTTTTATCTGTTAACAAATGTCACAGctcaggacatattgttttgtctgcttGTACAGAACATGCCACCAGTAGCGCTTCTGTAGTAGAGAAACTGTGGCGACCACGCCTGATGGCCACATGCAGATTCCACGACCTCATGAAACTGTGGCCACCACACCTGATGGCCACATGTAGATGCTACACCCTCATGAGCAGTTAGTATTAGTTCTAGCCTGCGGTCCTGGTTGGGTATCATACTATCATCAACCCCAGGGATGATAGCAAAAGGAATGTTTCGGGCACTCAAgtgataggaatattttgctggatatttttTAGGTAAGGGGTGGTGTTGCGCGAAGTAGTGACTGCACCCATAATATCTTTATCCACCATTGACTGTGAACAAGTAATAGCAGCTACAGTTGCAGTcttaactgcagatttggcagcttcatcagccaatgactTCCGTACAGCGTGTATTCAAACACGCTTGTGACTCAATGTGTTTATCACATGAGCCTGTGGCAAACCATTTTTAAGTtgtgccacctttccccaaagcgGTTTATGCTTGATAGTATCCCTCTTACAGTCTCTGAAAACTTTCAGGTGCCAATAACTTAAGTTTTCAATAAAAGATTGtatacaataatacaaatcacacacaatgtgtggggaatTTTGGATCCATATTGTCTAGTGCCAGAATTAAGGCTTTCAGTTCAACCAGTTGCACAGTACAATCCCCTAAGGACTGGGTAAATGTGTTTTGCCAATGGAATTGTCCATCTTTCATGACACCATGTACTGCGGCACAGGCCTCCAAGTATTGGTGTTTGGGGTCTATAGCAGGCTAAGCTGAACCACCAGTATATATCACATATGTCTACTGTTCAAGAGACACTATCATTGGGCCCGGGGTATTCTGGTTTCATATTGAAGACATTTTTGAGTCTATAAAAGAGGGTCAAAGACAGTCTACATCAGTTGCTGTCAGGGAaggggcccattgtatccatctacaATGTAAGGCTTTTACATTAGGAACACAGGCCTTTGTGACGGCCCCTATGGGTGTAATGGGAGTAACCACAATTGTGTTTCTCCTGAGCCAAAGatctttcctttatgacagccatctaaacTGCAGttaagtattttttcagtggatgcaaagcaCATTTCACCATtagaatataaatgcaatttatatgCAATGGGCACGATgtaaccctcattaaatgtgaaatGTAATCAGTGGAACCTAAAATTACACGgattaccaagtttgttttattgacaTGTGTAACTTTCTAGATgtaagcatgtcagtctgtagtgaTTTAAGAATTTGTGTATGTTCTGATGTCCAATGTGCACTGGAGAAATCAGGGAGGTTTAAATCATacaatggttttatgcattgtgcataatcttccAAACTTCTACCAAATTTgagaaaacccaatagtgattgtaATTTCTAATGGTGTTTGGAGGCTGTAAGAGAGCACATTTCTCTATGAAATGGGGTTCAAGGTTTCTGCCttataactggtattctaaaaacaggacactgagattTACTTTTTGTTAATTACATTTGTAGCCATGCTCAGCAAATCCCAAGTCAATGTGATCTACTCTAGCTAAGTGTGTATTTAGGTGATAATGTATGAAATGTGTGTCTTTAaaataggacaatgcttctgggtcAATATGTAGAAGTGACGTTACTCAGGCAGCAAacagttcttatacccttgagggagtCGACAAAAATCGATGCTGTAAGCCTAGCTCGGAGAATGCTGTAAGATctgttttcaggtgctatattttgacagaaaaaaaaatggaaatatccagggttgttttacactttttatggacaatattgttcattaaacCGCACTGTGTGCGTTCTGAATTGAAAATGTGCAGGTATGACTGTTAAATGACAAATTTAAGAATATGCAGTAGCAATGATCTGATTTAGCTACTgtgaataaagggttattcataggaGATACACAGAGTTCagtcactccctggtactctagttgtgagagaatttccctcacaggagcttttgcttcatgttttaatgGCTACTGTGGTTGCCCTTGCGGGCTGGACCTTATGGGTATAATGTGATAAGGCAAATCCTTATTCTGGCCTACCTGATTGTGGTATAATGTCGGGGCTTGTGCACAAGCCCATTCTGCGACATACGCTTGTTTAACCTCTTCAGGGACAAGAACGGAAAAATAAATTTTTACATCTTCTTCCTGCGGGAGTGTTCTAACAAACGCTGGCGGCCAATCGACCTCAGCCAacagaatgtcatagctaagtgttaCATTTTCCAATAATATTATTTTAATAGGGCACGTTATGTCACccttaattttttatatttaactTGCACAATCTGTCAGGAGGGCTGAGCAGCTGATCTGGGTTTTCTACTTCAAATAAGTCATCAGTTACTTtcgcatccagaaactcttgaagattctggtgaactattgtgacctctgccacactgtccaaCAGTGTCACTGTCCACGTCTTGTTTTGAAGGagcgttctcaatatgtgtggcatgtttAGCTGAAATACCCGCCATGTTCTTCTTGTCGGATTGGGGTTatgtgttgtggaagtttctcttctttttgccTGCGATCTGATCGCCCCATCTCACTGATTGTatatccgatgagtcctgaaaggaacaagaagtaTATGTATCAGTTTACTGATACAGATCAGGCTGTTCAATTGCACCATGGTCAAACATGTTATAACATGTTATTTGAAGACTCCATTTGTGAAGATCCAGCCcttgatttttttattattattttttttattttttagaatacTCAGGTGCTTGGTTGGTATTGTCCTATGCAGAACTACCTTTAAGCTGTGGTTTATTTGGTATGGCTCCCAAGTTATCTCGACCTATAGACATATTGGTGTTAGCAATCATTTTTGGAAAATTCGTACTCTTGGTCTGCCACTGCGAACTGTGCAAgtcgctggcgtattgccagtgctgctgtttcccctttaatattaattattattattgagGAGACAGTAGCAAAtttgccaattaatttcatccccaaattcaGGGCAGGGGCAGTCCCGTATTCATTTTGAATATGCTTTACCAAAACAGCAAGCGATGTTTGATcatgtgttatggtatatattgcagcaaagactgtaccccaagtggcgccGTCGTCTATAGGGGGACCATTTCAAGTggtaagcacatagtgagaattcagTGTTTGTcctggggtcctgtatggggaaacacggcttcaagctggtttgttttttgtgcaatccagaatgaAATCTCCTCCCGTctggtgggtattttacccataactGAATTACCATCTATATAGTCTAACTAGACCTGTATATAGAGTATGTAAATCACCTCCATTTAGCAGTGCTAAATTTGGATATGGTGTGCAGCTGACTAAGACTGGTCATGTTGCTCTTGCTCAGGGGACCCAGTCTAATGTTTTTTAACACATGTGGAAGGGCACCTTCGAAAAGGTCTAGATGTTCCTCATATGTTAATGCTATTTCTAAATTATTATAAGCTCCGTATTGGCATTGTGTGGCAGCTTCAGTGTAAATTTGAAATGTCAGAGTGTTAGAATCGATTATaggaaaagtgacccatgagtaaaatacttcagttttataagctttgtgtgcctcaaccacaatGCAAACATCTCCACACCCAACAGTTAGCCCATGTAATGTTAAATGTGCTTTAATAGCATGTCTGCAATGAACAGGAATGTTAATAACTTGCACCATATTAATGAATGGATTTCAGAGAGGAAAATACTATAGTGGGGTATCCTTTCAAAttttcaatcttgaacaacctacaggcaAAAATAGGTACTTCCTATAATGCTTAGGAGGATTAATCCATTTCACCACGGATTTTTCCATTTTAAATGTGAATGGGGGACCCTGGGCACAAACAAGAACTACACAGAAGACATGTTATACAAGTACCTGACCTAGAACATTGTGGTACCATTTTATATGGTTCCCACAAGAAGTAGGGCTGCGTATTAGGGCAAAAAAAACCTTAAGAATGTAAGAACTGAATTGGTCTACACAATCAGGAAATGTCGGACCAGTTCCTAGCTaattcacagtgcctcacctgaacccctaaccTTTCCAGGATAACAGATGAATATGGCAACCTCGAACATGATCACTCCGATTCCCAAGGAAAttttggaaacagatcttaccctttcattATTTACTTATACATGCCCAGGGCAAACACAAGAAAGGtacaaataaaggttttcaaatatttcctgaaataattgtattcttgcattgagagaatgagctgcgatcattaagcagatgaaacaaagcattctAACCAGCATTACCAACATGGTGAATAGAATAAATAATACAACCATGGCAATCTTATTTGTATGTTTTCTTAGCTATCACTACCTACATTCCCAGAGCACAGCGGGTGTACTCGCTGCCAGATTTCGAAGCAAGGCCTGAGACCCCCATAACTGGATAGCTAAGGCAGTAAGCCGGTCTAGAATAGAGTTGGCGATCCTTATTTGCAAGATGAAAGGTCAGCAGAGCTGCATATTGAACACAGGATCTGTTCCAAGGCAATCACTGCTAGAGTGCTCCTCTGACTCAGTGTGGTTTTGAATATATAAACAATGCACTGCCCTACCTATGTTAGTGGTGGAGTGGTCTAAGATTCAGAAGCTGTTTGCAAATGGACAACGCAAGTACTACGATATCTTGCTCTATGTTCCTAGCCTTGTACAGGCTGTACTGATAAATGGCGAGGTATGCCATAGTTGGCTATCAAGGTCCCTCAATGGTTTTTGTCGATGTCCCCGGGTGGTTCCACTTACATATTTGCTCAGTGACCAGGAAGGTTTGGTCAAAAACATTAGGAATGGAGATGGTAGCCACAATGAGGCATCACATCATCTTTATTCCTCTTCTACAGTTGTACGTCTTTTTTGGATTTCTTGGAGAGTCAGGGACTTGTGTGTATTCATGTTTTTTGGTGAAGTAtcaagtgtgtctgcatgtgttaaaGAGCTATACAGGGAAGCGCTGAGCTATCTTTACCTGAAGCAGTGCATCAAATACCAGCATGCTTCATAGGAAACCCCTCCTGAAGGCAGTCACTAATTTATCAGCTCAAATAGCTGTCTTTATCAACTAATTTGGCTTAGTGACATTAAGCAAAAAGACTAGAAATTAGAAATGTAGTACAACACACTGTGGTATACTATCTTACAGATGGTTCATTAACCTTGTAAAATAGTCAGCGTACCTCAAGCTGTTAAAAGTAATCAATTTTTTTAAACACTTGAGCAATGTCATATCACTTCACAGTTTTTCATATTTCTTTCTGCAGCTCTTGCTTCAAGACCAAATCTCAGCACCATGGCATCTCTGAGCTCCTGGAAGAACGGAACGGCCACCATCATTCAACAAGTGGAATCGCAGATACAAAAAATCTACCCCTTCCATGACAACTGGAACATTGCCTGCTTTGTGATTCTTATTCTGTTCATCTTTACTGTGATCTCGCTCATGCTGTTTGCTTTCCTTTATGAGCTgcttgactgctgctgctgtgataaAAACAAAACAGTGA
This window encodes:
- the SMIM18 gene encoding small integral membrane protein 18, coding for MASLSSWKNGTATIIQQVESQIQKIYPFHDNWNIACFVILILFIFTVISLMLFAFLYELLDCCCCDKNKTVKDLKNEPNPVRAMMQSMRKRNTEVV